The genomic interval TCCGGCAGCGCGTCCGACGCATCCTTGAGCACGGCCTGCGCCGTGCTTGCCGCCTCGGCGGCCTTGCCGAGCGCCGCATCGATGCGCGGCGCGATCTCGCCGTCGTACGCGCCCAGCAGATCGTCCAGCCGCGTCTCTGCCTCGCCTGCCAGCGTATTCAGCCGGCCGACAAGTTCTTCCGCGGGCCGTTCTCCCCGCCCGGCCGCGTCCGCAACGCGCTCCAGCAGCTTCGCCTGCTCCAGCATGCCCGCTTGCGCCTGCTTCAGCGCCGCCGCCCGCGTGGACAAGTTGGACGCGCCCGACATGGCGTCCAGCTGCGATAGCAGGTCGGCGAGCCGGCCGGCGACGTCTGCGCCGGTCCGCAGCCGCTTAGCCACGCCGGTCGCCGCCGTCGCCGCCGCGTCCAGGTCCAGGTCCGGGTTCGCGGCCTGAAGCAGCGCCGTCACTGAGCGGGCCGCGCCCGCAAGCTGCTGCAGGCTCAGCAGATCCTGCTTGATCTGCGGCCCCATTTGGCCGAGTGCCGTGCGGCTTTGTTCCAGGAGGGCACCGGTTTTTGACGTCAACGCTTGACCTTCCTCCGCAAGCGCCGCTACGTCGGGCAGACGCTTCTGCGCCTTGGCCACGACGCCGCTCGCGAGCCCGACATCCCGCTGCGCTTTGTCCGCCGCGGCGTTGATTTCCGGGAACGCGGCTTCGAGCTTGAACAGTAGCGTCTTCACTTTTTCGATGGACGGCAGGCTCGCTTCCAGCTCGCTGCCGGCTTCGTTAAACAAGCCGAACAGAATGCCGCTCGCCGTTTCGACGAAGCGCTGGCTCACCTCCTGCACGATGCTGCTCGCGCCTTTGGAGGTGATTTTTGGCGCGATCGCGTTGATCTTCTCGTTGACGTAATAGTCCAGTGTCGCGGACGATGGCTCCGAGGCCAGAATAGTGGCCAGGCTCGCGGAGAAGTTGTCCGGAATGACGATCGCCGCGTAGTAGTCGCCGTGCTTCACGCCCCGCATCGCCTTGGCCCGGTCGACGAACGTCCACCCGACGCTAGGGTTGGCGGCGAGCTTGGCGGCGATCTCCTTGCCAACGTTGACGGGCGTGCCGCGGATCGTCGTGCCTTTGTCCTCGTTCGCGACCGCAATGGCGATCCCGCCGGTCTGCGCGTAAGGATCCCAGGACGCCTCGATGTTGAACCAGGCATAGAGGGAGGGCAGGCCGACGAGTCCGAGAATGATGACGGCGGCGGCCGGATTCGTGAACGCGCGGCGAAGATCGCGAAGATAGATGGAAAGAACGGTTTTCATGCGCACGGTCTCCTTTCCGGGAAACAGGTACTAATATTCCCTATCCGGGGCGCAAGTCATCCGGCAGCGAATCGATTGTGCCTCATGCCTGTGCAGAACGAAGCTTCGAGCGATCCATTTCCTAACTGGGCCAATTATGTTAGTATGGTTGCAAAGGAATGCCTTATATATGACAACATATGATATAATAATTAATTACATAGATACTTTTGGGCGAATTTAGGGAACCGGAGGAGCTTTCACATGAAATTAAACGTGTCCAATCAAAATCCGCTGTACTTGCAACTCAAGCAAATTATTAAGGAGGATATAGCGAGAGGCGTGTACAAGGCAGGACAGAAGCTGCCGCCCGAAGCGGAGATCGGGAAGACGTACGGCGTAAGCCGGATCACCGTGCGGCGGGCGATTACCGATCTGGTGGAGGAGGGCGTGCTGCACAGCCAGCAGGGCAAGGGCAGCTACGTGCGCGAGCTGAAGGAGAAGCGGGAGCTCATCTCGGTCGGCAGCTTTTCCGACATGACGACGGCTTCGGGCAAGACCCCGAGCAATCAGATCCTGTCCAACATGATCATCGGCGCGGACGAAAAGCTCGCAGAGACGTTCCGCATTGCGGTCGGAGATTCCGTGCTCAAGCTGAACCGACTGCTTTTCATCGACAATGAGCCGTTTATCATCGAGACTTCGTACTTCCCGCTCGCGCAAATGCCGGATTTGGAAAAGTATATAGCCGCTTCCTCGTCCACCTACCAGATTCTAAAAAGCAAGTACGGCATCGAGCCGGCGTATTCCGACAAGACGCTTGAGGTGGTGTTGGCTTCGGACTATGAGTCGGGGCTGTTCCAGTGCGATCGGGGGACCCCGCTTTATTTGATCGACAAGGTCACTTACGACAAGCATGATCGTCCGCTTCACTACTCGCAGTCCCAATACTTGACCAGTAAGGTGATCTTTACGATTCATACCGGCAAGCGCGGCCCGGAGTGACCGGCGGTTTCGAGCGCGCTTCGAATCCAGGCTTTCCGTCTCTTGTCCGGCAGTCGTCGGGCGGAGGAGGAAGGCTTTTTTTGTGCAAGGCGACAGCGGGGCTCGAGCGCGCGGATCGTCCGCGAGATACCGCTTGACGGATTGCGTTGTAATTGTATTTAATTATTATATTACAACTAATAACAAGTCGGGGGGTTTTTTCGATGAAACTGATCGCGATCGGCGATAACGTGGTGGACTACTATCAGGATCAGCGAATGATGTACCCTGGGGGCAACGCCCTGAACGTAGCCGTGGCGGCGAAGCGCAGCGGGGCGGAGAGCTGCGCATACCTCGGCATCACGGGCGACGACGCGGCTGCCTCCCATGTAATCGAGTGCATGCGCCTGGAAGGCATCGACGCTTCCCGCATTCGCCGGACCTACGGTCCCAACGGCGAAGCGGTCGTGACGCTTAACGAAGAGGGGGACCGCATATTCGTCGGTACGAATCGCGGCATCCGCATGCCGTCGCTGCTGCAGCTCAAATTGACGGAAGACGATCTTGCGTATGCCGAAGAATACGACCTTATTCATACGAGCGTCAACAGCGATATCGAGCATGAGCTGGCGCGGCTGTCCGCCCGGCGTCCGGTCGCGTTCGACTTCTCGACGCGCAAGAAATGGGACGAGGCGTACTTGCGGCAGGTATGTCCGCATTTGACCTATGCGTTCTTCTCGGGCAGCGACATGGGCGATTCAGAAATTGCAGAGCTGACCGCGTTTGTGCATGAACTGGGCGTAAAAGTAGTCGGCGTGACGCGCGGAGCCGATCCGGCCCGGTTCTCCGAGGCGGGAGTCTTGTACGCGCAAGAGCCGATGCCCGTGCGAATCGTCGATACGATGGGAGCCGGCGACTCGTTTATCGGCGGATTTCTCGCTTCGTATCATGGCAAGGGAGACATGCGCGAGGCGCTTGCCGCGGCCGCGCAGGCGGCGGCGACCACCTGCGGACATTTCGGCGCGTTCGGATATGGCACGAAAAAATAGACAAGATGGTGGCTTCACGGTTGGAGCGCGTGAGAATACCTCACGCGCTTTTCTTATTTTTTTCGTCTGGGAATTATGGAAGCGTTACATGTGACTTAAGCTTTCATTATGAAAACATTTTCATTCGGAAATACTGTTGACTGTCGTGTATAGAGATGCTATATATTATAATATAACAACATATACAAAGTTAAAGACGATTAGCGATCGCACAGCAGGCTTGGCAAAGGACCCGGGTAGGGTTCGCAGGTGGAGACGGGGAGGAACCTATGCGGATAGCGGGCGTTGGATTCAACTGTATCGACATTTACGATAATTTGAACAAGCATTACCCGACCGGCAACAGCGTCGACTTCATTGTCCATATGAGCCGGTTCGGCGCGGAGGCCGCCATGGTCAGCGTCGTGGGCAGCGATCCGTACGGCGAGATGATGCTCGATATGCTGCGGAAGGAGAACGTCGACGTCTCCCATATGCAGGTGCGCGAAGGACGGACGGCTGTGTTCAAGATGGACCTGAACGGCAACGACCGGGTCCATAAGGAGAAGATCGAGGGCGTGATGGCGGACTTCGCCCTGACCCCGCAGGACAGGGAGTTCATCGCGGGCTGCAGGGCGATGCATACGAATCTGTCGGGCAAGGTCGAGGGAGAGCTGGCCGGCTTCCGAAGCGGCGGCGTGGAGGTCGTGTTCGACTTCTCGACGCGGACGACCCGGGAGATCGCCGGGCCGGTGCTGCCCGACACGGACTATGCGTTCTTCTCCTATCCCCGGGAGGACGAATATATATTGGCGTTCATCCGGTGGGCGCAGGAGCGGGGGCCGAAGGTGGCGGTCGTCACCCTGGGCGAGCACGGCAGCCTCGCGTACGACGGCGATCGTCTGTACCGGGAAGGCATCGTACCCGCCGAGGTGGTCAATA from Cohnella hashimotonis carries:
- a CDS encoding UTRA domain-containing protein, giving the protein MKLNVSNQNPLYLQLKQIIKEDIARGVYKAGQKLPPEAEIGKTYGVSRITVRRAITDLVEEGVLHSQQGKGSYVRELKEKRELISVGSFSDMTTASGKTPSNQILSNMIIGADEKLAETFRIAVGDSVLKLNRLLFIDNEPFIIETSYFPLAQMPDLEKYIAASSSTYQILKSKYGIEPAYSDKTLEVVLASDYESGLFQCDRGTPLYLIDKVTYDKHDRPLHYSQSQYLTSKVIFTIHTGKRGPE
- the frlD gene encoding fructoselysine 6-kinase → MRIAGVGFNCIDIYDNLNKHYPTGNSVDFIVHMSRFGAEAAMVSVVGSDPYGEMMLDMLRKENVDVSHMQVREGRTAVFKMDLNGNDRVHKEKIEGVMADFALTPQDREFIAGCRAMHTNLSGKVEGELAGFRSGGVEVVFDFSTRTTREIAGPVLPDTDYAFFSYPREDEYILAFIRWAQERGPKVAVVTLGEHGSLAYDGDRLYREGIVPAEVVNTVGAGDSFCAGFMYAALSGRTVQESLRSGAETAAKVVAKFEPY
- a CDS encoding PfkB family carbohydrate kinase — its product is MKLIAIGDNVVDYYQDQRMMYPGGNALNVAVAAKRSGAESCAYLGITGDDAAASHVIECMRLEGIDASRIRRTYGPNGEAVVTLNEEGDRIFVGTNRGIRMPSLLQLKLTEDDLAYAEEYDLIHTSVNSDIEHELARLSARRPVAFDFSTRKKWDEAYLRQVCPHLTYAFFSGSDMGDSEIAELTAFVHELGVKVVGVTRGADPARFSEAGVLYAQEPMPVRIVDTMGAGDSFIGGFLASYHGKGDMREALAAAAQAAATTCGHFGAFGYGTKK
- a CDS encoding YhgE/Pip domain-containing protein, which codes for MKTVLSIYLRDLRRAFTNPAAAVIILGLVGLPSLYAWFNIEASWDPYAQTGGIAIAVANEDKGTTIRGTPVNVGKEIAAKLAANPSVGWTFVDRAKAMRGVKHGDYYAAIVIPDNFSASLATILASEPSSATLDYYVNEKINAIAPKITSKGASSIVQEVSQRFVETASGILFGLFNEAGSELEASLPSIEKVKTLLFKLEAAFPEINAAADKAQRDVGLASGVVAKAQKRLPDVAALAEEGQALTSKTGALLEQSRTALGQMGPQIKQDLLSLQQLAGAARSVTALLQAANPDLDLDAAATAATGVAKRLRTGADVAGRLADLLSQLDAMSGASNLSTRAAALKQAQAGMLEQAKLLERVADAAGRGERPAEELVGRLNTLAGEAETRLDDLLGAYDGEIAPRIDAALGKAAEAASTAQAVLKDASDALPDAKRVLTDAASALTVGGAELAKAKAELPAAQRKIVEIADKIRAFEKENDLAEIIKLLRHDAQKESAFFAAPVDLKENKLYPIPNYGSAMSPFFTTLSLWVGAVLLVSVMSVDVEEPGVSYRSRHVYFGRYLTLGTLAVLQSLCVTLGDVYILGTYVARPGWFVLFGMLLSAVFMLIVYTLVSVFGNVGKALAIVMLVLQLGGAGGTFPIQMAPPFFQKIHPFLPFTYAISMMREAVGGILWDIVRRSLAFMVAYAAAALVLGLALKRPINRLLAGSTRKAKESGLLH